One stretch of Solenopsis invicta isolate M01_SB chromosome 16, UNIL_Sinv_3.0, whole genome shotgun sequence DNA includes these proteins:
- the LOC105208255 gene encoding activin receptor type-2A isoform X1 — translation MSVYATILPLIFLGLLGTCTSASTFAKDIKGSAYCEFYNDTMCAENEQDCSRQEECGPHDADKRNHCYVLWTMNSTTKETIVKLKGCFLDNNDCYDKPLCVENSMERKSEHYFCCCEGNMCNQNFSWVPQPTSKPTEPSVIHEFEPVPNAKQQIITIILLTTIPVVFVIISVSLWWFCRRRKLGYFNEIPTLEPVPLPQPSPNLGLRPIQLLEIKARGRFGAVWKAQFKNEFVAVKVFPMQDKQSWQTEQEIFKLAHMDHEDILHFIGVEKHGDNLQTEFWLITAYHEKGSLCDYLKANIVTWPEMCRIAESMARGLMHLHEEIPANKADGYKPAVAHRDFKSKNVLLKADMSACIADFGLALIFHPGKPCGDTHGQVGTRRYMAPEVLEGAINFTRDSFLRIDMYACGLVLWELASRCTVQNGPIGEYRLPFEDEVGLHPTLEDMQESVVHKKERPLILETWRKHPGLSSICDTMEECWDHDAEARLSASCVVERVATLGRALVLNSSTLIRVDNTNEIITTKESNETVPFRSRTGEEYCAQEQGRNKERSFSSVHVLSTFFGPIDSYLTNDLYL, via the exons GAACATGTACATCTGCATCTACATTTGCAAAAGATATTAAAGGTTCAGCCTATTGTGAATTTTACAATGATACGATGTGTGCGGAGAATGAGCAGGATTGTTCAAGACAAGAAGAATGTGGCCCGCATGATGCAGACAAACGTAATCATTGTTATGTGTTGTGGACGATGAATAGTACTACTAAAGAAACAATAGTTAAATTAAAG gGTTGCTTTTTAGATAACAATGATTGTTATGATAAACCGCTTTGTGTGGAGAATAGTATGGAAAGAAAAAGTGAACACTATTTTTGTTGTTGCGAAGGCAATATGTGTAACCAAAATTTCTCTTGGGTTCCACAACCAACCTCAAAGCCTACAGAACCATCTGTTATTCATg AATTTGAACCTGTACCCAATGCAAAGCagcaaataataacaattattctaTTAACAACAATTCCTGTGGTTTTTGTGATTATTTCAGTTTCTCTTTGGTGGTTCTGTCGTCGTCGAAAATTGGGCTATTTTAACGAG ATTCCAACGCTGGAGCCTGTACCATTGCCACAACCTTCACCTAATCTAGGCTTACGACCAATACAACTTCTTGAAATTAAAGCTCGAGGTCGTTTTGGAGCAGTTTGGAAAGcccaatttaaaaatgaatttgtgGCGGTTAAAGTTTTTCCTATGCAGGATAAGCAATCATGGCAGACTGAACAAGAGATCTTTAAGCTTGCACATATGGATCACGAAGATATATTACACTTTATAGGTGTTGAAAAGCACGGCGACAATTTACAAACTGAATTTTGGTTAATTACAGCGTATCATGAAAAAGGTTCATTGTGTGATTACCTAAAAGCAAATATTGTGACATGGCCTGAAATGTGTAGAATTGCAGAGTCCATGGCAAG agGTTTGATGCATCTACATGAAGAAATCCCAGCTAACAAGGCAGACGGTTATAAACCAGCTGTAGCTCATAGAGATTTTaagtcaaaaaatgttttactgaaGGCTGATATGAGTGCCTGTATAGCAGATTTTGGCTTAGCACTTATTTTTCATCCGGGGAAACCTTGCGGCGATACACACGGACAG gtTGGAACGCGTAGATATATGGCACCAGAAGTTTTAGAAGGAGCAATAAATTTTACTAGAGACTCATTTTTACGAATTGACATGTATGCCTGTGGGTTAGTTCTATGGGAATTAGCTTCAAGATGTACTGTACAAAAT gGACCAATAGGAGAATATCGACTACCATTTGAGGACGAGGTCGGTCTCCATCCTACTTTAGAAGACATGCAAGAAAGCGTTGTCCATAAAAAAGAGAGACCGCTCATTTTAGAAACTTGGCGTAAACATCCA GGACTATCATCAATTTGTGATACAATGGAAGAATGTTGGGATCACGATGCCGAAGCACGCCTTTCTGCCTCGTGTGTAGTAGAACGAGTTGCTACTCTTGGTAGAGCTCTTGTATTAAATTCATCTACTTTGATTCGTGTTGATAATACCAACGAGATTATTACTACCAAGGAATCTA ACGAGACTGTGCCGTTCCGCTCGAGAACAGGGGAGGAATATTGTGCTCAGGAACAGGGGAGGAATAAGGAGCGTTCATTTTCATCCGTACATGTTTTATCAACGTTCTTCGGACCAATAGATTCTTATTTAACAAATGACTTGTATCTCTAA
- the LOC105208255 gene encoding activin receptor type-2A isoform X2 produces the protein MSVYATILPLIFLGLLGTCTSASTFAKDIKGSAYCEFYNDTMCAENEQDCSRQEECGPHDADKRNHCYVLWTMNSTTKETIVKLKGCFLDNNDCYDKPLCVENSMERKSEHYFCCCEGNMCNQNFSWVPQPTSKPTEPSVIHEFEPVPNAKQQIITIILLTTIPVVFVIISVSLWWFCRRRKLGYFNEIPTLEPVPLPQPSPNLGLRPIQLLEIKARGRFGAVWKAQFKNEFVAVKVFPMQDKQSWQTEQEIFKLAHMDHEDILHFIGVEKHGDNLQTEFWLITAYHEKGSLCDYLKANIVTWPEMCRIAESMARGLMHLHEEIPANKADGYKPAVAHRDFKSKNVLLKADMSACIADFGLALIFHPGKPCGDTHGQVGTRRYMAPEVLEGAINFTRDSFLRIDMYACGLVLWELASRCTVQNGPIGEYRLPFEDEVGLHPTLEDMQESVVHKKERPLILETWRKHPGLSSICDTMEECWDHDAEARLSASCVVERVATLGRALVLNSSTLIRVDNTNEIITTKESSM, from the exons GAACATGTACATCTGCATCTACATTTGCAAAAGATATTAAAGGTTCAGCCTATTGTGAATTTTACAATGATACGATGTGTGCGGAGAATGAGCAGGATTGTTCAAGACAAGAAGAATGTGGCCCGCATGATGCAGACAAACGTAATCATTGTTATGTGTTGTGGACGATGAATAGTACTACTAAAGAAACAATAGTTAAATTAAAG gGTTGCTTTTTAGATAACAATGATTGTTATGATAAACCGCTTTGTGTGGAGAATAGTATGGAAAGAAAAAGTGAACACTATTTTTGTTGTTGCGAAGGCAATATGTGTAACCAAAATTTCTCTTGGGTTCCACAACCAACCTCAAAGCCTACAGAACCATCTGTTATTCATg AATTTGAACCTGTACCCAATGCAAAGCagcaaataataacaattattctaTTAACAACAATTCCTGTGGTTTTTGTGATTATTTCAGTTTCTCTTTGGTGGTTCTGTCGTCGTCGAAAATTGGGCTATTTTAACGAG ATTCCAACGCTGGAGCCTGTACCATTGCCACAACCTTCACCTAATCTAGGCTTACGACCAATACAACTTCTTGAAATTAAAGCTCGAGGTCGTTTTGGAGCAGTTTGGAAAGcccaatttaaaaatgaatttgtgGCGGTTAAAGTTTTTCCTATGCAGGATAAGCAATCATGGCAGACTGAACAAGAGATCTTTAAGCTTGCACATATGGATCACGAAGATATATTACACTTTATAGGTGTTGAAAAGCACGGCGACAATTTACAAACTGAATTTTGGTTAATTACAGCGTATCATGAAAAAGGTTCATTGTGTGATTACCTAAAAGCAAATATTGTGACATGGCCTGAAATGTGTAGAATTGCAGAGTCCATGGCAAG agGTTTGATGCATCTACATGAAGAAATCCCAGCTAACAAGGCAGACGGTTATAAACCAGCTGTAGCTCATAGAGATTTTaagtcaaaaaatgttttactgaaGGCTGATATGAGTGCCTGTATAGCAGATTTTGGCTTAGCACTTATTTTTCATCCGGGGAAACCTTGCGGCGATACACACGGACAG gtTGGAACGCGTAGATATATGGCACCAGAAGTTTTAGAAGGAGCAATAAATTTTACTAGAGACTCATTTTTACGAATTGACATGTATGCCTGTGGGTTAGTTCTATGGGAATTAGCTTCAAGATGTACTGTACAAAAT gGACCAATAGGAGAATATCGACTACCATTTGAGGACGAGGTCGGTCTCCATCCTACTTTAGAAGACATGCAAGAAAGCGTTGTCCATAAAAAAGAGAGACCGCTCATTTTAGAAACTTGGCGTAAACATCCA GGACTATCATCAATTTGTGATACAATGGAAGAATGTTGGGATCACGATGCCGAAGCACGCCTTTCTGCCTCGTGTGTAGTAGAACGAGTTGCTACTCTTGGTAGAGCTCTTGTATTAAATTCATCTACTTTGATTCGTGTTGATAATACCAACGAGATTATTACTACCAAGGAATCTAGTATGTA A